A single Bosea sp. PAMC 26642 DNA region contains:
- a CDS encoding TPM domain-containing protein, translating to MDSDDRDAVAEAVAQAERSTSGEIVVVIDRAAGSYRSVPLVMALTLALFVPWPLLAMTATSAPRIFLIQLVCASILIAVLLWYGRGGRFVPGFVKRRRAHDVALREFTARGLTHTRGRTGVLLYVALQERYAEVVADSGIDGKIDKEVWRGIVAPLLDAARQDRLREGLIEAVGAVGRVLAQHAPPATDDVDELPNKVVLL from the coding sequence ATGGATTCTGACGACAGGGATGCGGTCGCCGAGGCGGTCGCGCAGGCCGAGCGCTCGACATCGGGCGAGATCGTCGTGGTGATCGACCGGGCGGCGGGCAGCTATCGCAGCGTGCCGCTGGTGATGGCCCTGACACTGGCCCTCTTCGTGCCCTGGCCGCTTCTGGCGATGACGGCGACCAGCGCGCCGCGCATCTTCCTGATCCAGCTCGTCTGCGCTTCGATCCTGATCGCCGTGCTGCTCTGGTACGGGCGCGGCGGACGCTTCGTGCCGGGCTTCGTCAAGCGCAGGCGCGCCCATGACGTGGCACTGCGCGAGTTCACGGCGCGGGGCCTGACGCACACGCGCGGCCGCACCGGCGTGCTGCTCTATGTCGCCCTGCAGGAGCGTTATGCCGAGGTCGTTGCCGATAGCGGCATTGACGGGAAGATCGACAAGGAGGTTTGGCGCGGCATCGTCGCACCGCTGCTCGATGCGGCGCGTCAGGACCGGCTGCGCGAGGGGCTGATCGAGGCCGTCGGGGCTGTCGGGCGCGTATTGGCGCAGCATGCGCCGCCGGCGACGGACGATGTCGATGAACTGCCCAACAAGGTCGTGCTGCTGTAG
- a CDS encoding TPM domain-containing protein: MSATNRSRTGVLRRVAALLLLLLWCGFAAADPSYPPLTDRIVDGANLIAPEARPRIAGKLKAHEDKTGDQLVVATVPSLQGLGIEDFANGLFRFWKLGEKARNNGVLLLVAPNERKVRIEVGYGLEGALTDALTKVIITTAVAPKFKTGDFAGGIEGGVDAILTILSGDAEEWQRRAVVRNDEMSSSDLMVVLFVAAIFLFILIRAFRNANGSDGRQHRTRNGRWIVLPTGSSSSGWGGGSSGGWGSGSGGGGFSGGGGSSGGGGASGDW; encoded by the coding sequence ATGTCCGCTACCAATCGAAGCCGGACTGGGGTTCTGCGTCGCGTTGCCGCGCTTCTCCTGCTGTTGCTCTGGTGCGGCTTCGCCGCCGCCGATCCGTCTTATCCGCCACTGACCGACCGGATCGTCGATGGCGCCAACCTCATCGCGCCCGAGGCCCGGCCGCGGATCGCGGGCAAGCTCAAGGCGCATGAGGACAAGACCGGCGACCAGCTGGTGGTCGCGACCGTGCCGTCGCTGCAGGGGCTTGGCATCGAGGATTTCGCCAACGGCCTGTTCCGGTTCTGGAAGCTCGGCGAAAAGGCGCGCAATAACGGCGTGCTACTGCTGGTCGCACCCAATGAGCGCAAGGTCCGGATCGAGGTTGGCTACGGGCTGGAGGGCGCGCTGACTGATGCGCTGACGAAAGTCATCATCACCACGGCGGTGGCGCCTAAGTTCAAGACCGGCGACTTCGCCGGGGGCATCGAGGGCGGGGTCGATGCGATCCTGACGATCCTGTCTGGCGATGCCGAGGAGTGGCAGCGCCGCGCCGTGGTGCGCAATGACGAGATGTCGTCGAGCGATCTCATGGTCGTGCTCTTCGTGGCGGCGATCTTCCTCTTCATCCTGATTCGCGCCTTCCGGAATGCAAACGGTTCGGACGGCAGGCAGCATCGCACGCGCAACGGCCGTTGGATCGTGCTGCCGACGGGTTCGTCGTCCTCGGGCTGGGGTGGCGGCTCGTCGGGCGGCTGGGGCTCGGGATCGGGTGGCGGCGGCTTTTCCGGCGGCGGCGGGTCGTCGGGCGGTGGCGGCGCTTCGGGAGACTGGTGA
- a CDS encoding LemA family protein, whose translation MSLSFSVAARRGFALLAIAFMGLALAGCGVNNVPTLEEAAKARWSEVQNQYQRRADLIPNLVETVKGFAAQERDVLTAVVEARAKASQVKVDASTITDPAKFKEYQDAQNQLTGALGRLLVTVERYPELKSNQNFLALQSQLEGTENRVTVARRDYIQAVQAFNTEIRTFPGVIWARLFWGAKAMETFAATEGAERPPAVKF comes from the coding sequence ATGTCGCTTTCCTTTTCCGTTGCCGCGCGTCGCGGTTTTGCCCTGTTGGCGATTGCCTTCATGGGGCTCGCGCTCGCCGGGTGCGGCGTCAACAACGTCCCGACGCTGGAGGAAGCGGCCAAGGCACGCTGGAGCGAGGTGCAGAACCAGTATCAGCGTCGGGCCGACCTGATTCCCAATCTGGTCGAGACGGTGAAAGGGTTCGCGGCGCAGGAGCGCGATGTGCTGACCGCCGTGGTCGAGGCCCGCGCCAAGGCGAGCCAGGTCAAGGTCGATGCCTCGACCATCACCGATCCGGCGAAGTTCAAGGAATATCAGGACGCGCAGAACCAGCTGACCGGTGCGCTCGGGCGGCTGCTCGTCACGGTCGAGCGTTATCCCGAGCTGAAGTCGAACCAAAACTTCCTGGCGCTGCAATCGCAGCTGGAGGGCACCGAGAACCGGGTCACGGTGGCGCGGCGCGACTACATCCAGGCCGTCCAGGCATTCAACACCGAAATCCGAACCTTTCCCGGCGTGATCTGGGCGCGGTTGTTCTGGGGCGCCAAGGCGATGGAGACGTTTGCCGCGACGGAGGGTGCCGAGCGGCCGCCGGCGGTGAAGTTCTGA
- the ggt gene encoding gamma-glutamyltransferase, giving the protein MTPAIPRSPRIATRLPFAAVLALLAAAANAQTLAPAPEAATGRITKTAGQAQRHMAAAANPLAASAGRDILRAGGSAVDAAIAIQLVLNLVEPQSSGIGGGAFLVHWDEAKKSVQTLDGRETAPAAATPTRFIGADGKPMKFYDAVIGGRSVGVPGTLKLMEEAHRRWGRLPWRQLVAPAIALAEEGFAISPRLNGLLAGERNLSADPLAAAYFYDPGGKPKPVGTVLKNPAFAATLRTIAENGADAFYSGPIAQDIVASVTGHKSNPGDMTLADLAAYRVEEREPVCGAYRVWRICGMGPPSSGAIAVQQMLGVLEPQNMARIGAGAEAVHWFSEAGRLAFADRALYLADPAFLNVPVSGLIDRGYVGSRAGLVSPDRSMGRAKAGDPPNKRAQLLAPSDGVENGTSHISVVDSDGNAVSMTTTIEDGFGARIMTKGGFLLNNELTDFSFAPEEDGKPVANRVEGGKRPRSSMAPTLVFDAFGRLYAVVGSPGGSQIIGYVAKTLVALLDWKMDPQAAVDLANFGSRNGPTELEKGTEAEPWKAALEAKGHEVRLVEMTSGIQAIVKTPEGFVGGADGRREGVAIGD; this is encoded by the coding sequence ATGACACCGGCAATCCCGCGCAGTCCACGGATTGCAACGCGCCTCCCATTCGCAGCCGTCCTTGCGCTGCTCGCCGCCGCGGCGAACGCCCAGACGCTGGCCCCGGCCCCAGAGGCCGCGACCGGGCGAATCACAAAAACGGCCGGTCAGGCCCAGCGCCACATGGCCGCCGCCGCCAACCCTCTCGCTGCGAGCGCGGGGCGCGACATCCTGCGTGCCGGCGGCAGCGCCGTCGATGCCGCCATTGCGATCCAGCTGGTGCTCAACCTCGTCGAACCGCAGAGTTCGGGCATCGGCGGCGGTGCCTTCCTGGTGCACTGGGACGAGGCGAAGAAGAGCGTCCAGACCCTCGACGGCCGCGAGACCGCGCCGGCAGCCGCGACGCCGACACGCTTCATCGGTGCCGACGGCAAGCCGATGAAATTCTACGACGCCGTGATCGGCGGCCGCTCCGTCGGCGTGCCCGGCACGCTGAAGCTGATGGAAGAGGCGCACAGGCGATGGGGCAGGCTGCCATGGCGTCAGCTGGTCGCGCCGGCGATCGCGCTGGCCGAGGAGGGCTTTGCCATCTCCCCGCGACTGAACGGCCTGCTCGCGGGCGAAAGAAACCTCAGCGCCGATCCGCTCGCGGCTGCCTATTTCTACGACCCCGGCGGCAAGCCCAAACCCGTCGGCACGGTCCTTAAGAACCCGGCCTTCGCCGCCACCCTGCGCACCATCGCCGAAAACGGCGCAGATGCCTTCTATTCCGGCCCGATCGCGCAGGACATCGTCGCCTCGGTCACGGGCCACAAGAGCAATCCCGGCGACATGACGCTGGCCGATCTCGCCGCTTACCGGGTCGAGGAGCGCGAGCCGGTCTGCGGTGCCTATCGTGTCTGGCGCATCTGCGGCATGGGCCCGCCGAGTTCGGGCGCCATCGCCGTGCAGCAGATGCTCGGCGTTCTGGAACCGCAGAATATGGCGCGAATCGGCGCAGGCGCGGAAGCCGTGCACTGGTTCAGCGAGGCCGGCCGCCTCGCCTTCGCCGATCGCGCGCTCTATCTCGCCGATCCGGCCTTCCTCAATGTCCCTGTCTCGGGCCTCATCGACCGCGGCTATGTCGGCTCGCGCGCCGGCCTCGTCAGTCCCGACAGATCGATGGGCCGCGCCAAAGCCGGCGATCCCCCCAACAAGCGGGCCCAGTTGCTCGCGCCCTCCGACGGCGTCGAGAACGGCACCAGCCACATCTCCGTGGTCGATTCGGACGGCAACGCCGTCTCGATGACGACGACGATCGAGGACGGCTTCGGCGCCCGGATCATGACAAAAGGTGGCTTCCTGCTCAACAATGAGCTGACCGATTTCTCCTTCGCACCCGAGGAGGACGGCAAGCCCGTCGCCAATCGCGTGGAGGGCGGCAAGCGCCCGCGCTCTTCGATGGCGCCGACGCTGGTCTTCGACGCCTTCGGCCGGCTCTACGCCGTTGTCGGTTCCCCCGGCGGCAGCCAGATCATCGGCTATGTCGCCAAGACGCTGGTCGCGCTGCTCGACTGGAAGATGGACCCGCAAGCCGCCGTCGACCTCGCCAATTTCGGCAGCCGCAACGGCCCGACCGAACTGGAGAAGGGCACCGAAGCCGAGCCCTGGAAAGCTGCGCTGGAAGCGAAGGGCCACGAGGTCCGTCTGGTCGAGATGACCTCGGGTATCCAGGCGATCGTCAAGACGCCTGAGGGGTTCGTGGGTGGCGCGGATGGGCGACGGGAGGGCGTGGCGATCGGAGATTGA
- a CDS encoding HepT-like ribonuclease domain-containing protein, translated as MQSGKLPQVRLRHIIESIDGIIDATTGVSGREIAESFVLMRALERAIQIISEAAKELPAEMRALEPSVPWTDVIGIGNVLRHEYHRVREETLLAILTDELPVLRLAAVRLLAGIESQPR; from the coding sequence ATGCAATCAGGCAAGCTTCCGCAGGTTCGCCTCAGGCATATCATCGAGAGCATCGATGGGATTATCGACGCAACGACCGGCGTCAGCGGGCGCGAAATCGCCGAAAGCTTCGTTCTGATGCGAGCGCTCGAGCGCGCGATCCAAATCATTTCCGAAGCAGCCAAGGAGCTGCCGGCCGAAATGAGAGCTTTAGAGCCCTCGGTGCCTTGGACTGATGTGATCGGGATCGGCAATGTGCTGCGGCATGAATATCATCGCGTGCGAGAAGAGACGCTGTTAGCGATTCTCACTGACGAACTTCCTGTTCTGAGGCTTGCCGCCGTACGGTTGTTGGCTGGCATCGAGTCGCAACCGCGATAA
- a CDS encoding nucleotidyltransferase family protein, with protein MTQLRSVEPALRAQGVAALYLFGSYARDEARSDSDIDILVDFQAERGVGLTEYMAPYHVLERTFPGIEIGYGTRDNLVSHYKPYIEASALRVF; from the coding sequence ATGACGCAGCTTCGATCCGTGGAGCCGGCGCTCCGGGCGCAAGGCGTTGCCGCACTATACCTCTTTGGATCTTATGCTCGCGATGAGGCGAGATCCGACAGCGACATCGACATCCTCGTCGATTTTCAAGCGGAACGCGGTGTCGGGCTGACCGAATACATGGCGCCCTATCACGTTCTGGAGCGCACCTTTCCCGGAATCGAGATAGGCTACGGCACGCGCGACAATCTCGTGTCGCACTACAAGCCCTATATCGAAGCGAGCGCATTGCGCGTCTTCTGA